GAGCGCCAAGCCGATCCCGCCCCGTCCCGGAGCCGGCGCCATGAGCGCTCGGCTGGCCGAGATCCTGCGGGTGGACCATGCCGGAGAGCTGGGGGCCGTCCACATCTATCGCGGCCAGCGCGCGGTGCTCTCCCATGCCACGGGCCACGAGCGGATCGCCGGCCAGCTGGAGGAGATGGAGGGCCACGAGGCGGTCCACCTGGCGCGCTTCGACAAGCTGCTGACCGAACGCGGCGTGCGGCCCACGGTCATGACGCCGCTCTGGCGGGTGGCGGGTTTCGCGCTCGGCGCCGGCACGGCCCTGTTGGGCGACAAGGCCGCCCACGCCTGCACCGAGGCCGTCGAGAGCGTGATCGAGGAGCACTATGCCGGCCAGATCGCCGAGCTGGAGAGCCGCGAGCCGGAGCTGGCCGCCGAGTTATCCCGGTTCCGCGACGAGGAGCTGGCCCATCGCGACCAGGCCCTGGCGGAGGGCGCCAAGTCGGCGCCCGGCTATACCGTGCTGTCCGCCGTGATCCGCGCCGGCTGCCGCGCCGCCATCAAGATCAGCGAGAAGCTGTGACCGAAGACGAGATCATCGCCCTGCGCCGCGGCTCGGAGACGCCGGTCCGGGCGGCTCCGGCCGATCTCCAAGGCGTGGCCCAAGACCTCTCCGCGGCCTTCGCCGCCGATCCGATGTTCGACTGGTTCATGCGTGACGACGCCAGGCGTGACGCCGCGCGGCTGGGCCTGTTCAAGCGGCTGGTCGGCATGGCGCTCAGCGACGGCGAGGTGCTGCGGCCGGCCGGCGGCGGGGCGGCCTCGATCTGGCTGCCGTCGGAGAGCCTGGGCCCCTCCACCCTGATCGACGAGTTGCGGGTCATCCCGACGGTCCTCGCCGCCACGGGGTTCTCGCGGCT
This genomic stretch from Phenylobacterium sp. LH3H17 harbors:
- a CDS encoding N-acetyltransferase, with translation MTEDEIIALRRGSETPVRAAPADLQGVAQDLSAAFAADPMFDWFMRDDARRDAARLGLFKRLVGMALSDGEVLRPAGGGAASIWLPSESLGPSTLIDELRVIPTVLAATGFSRLSRMSAMRAAMDKHHPMERPHVYLWFVGVRPEAQGLGVGSRLLSAGLQRVDALGLPAYLESSSPANVPLYRRHGFEVTREVQPRPDSPVMWAMWREPR
- a CDS encoding demethoxyubiquinone hydroxylase family protein — its product is MSAKPIPPRPGAGAMSARLAEILRVDHAGELGAVHIYRGQRAVLSHATGHERIAGQLEEMEGHEAVHLARFDKLLTERGVRPTVMTPLWRVAGFALGAGTALLGDKAAHACTEAVESVIEEHYAGQIAELESREPELAAELSRFRDEELAHRDQALAEGAKSAPGYTVLSAVIRAGCRAAIKISEKL